A window from Streptomyces sp. NBC_00271 encodes these proteins:
- a CDS encoding FtsK/SpoIIIE domain-containing protein, whose product MGPIALAFGLAALAWALVIGDLLRRHRPAWHWYLAGYPLTACRVVFTWRKVAMLNDLSVSQRPPRGLLGDLVVKGDPLRPVVPRLSFPRVTRMGLTATVRLHAGQTPATYMKAADALVHAWKVHAVRVTSPERGLVLLTATASDPLASPGLASAPAALLSALIGVLENGGAWVMDLRLMPHWLIAGATRSGKSTLLARLITQLAPQPVALVGIDCKGGMELGLFADRLSALTTCRREAVAVLAALVDDMQHRMRACRTAGVRSIWELPEKLRPIPVVVIVDEIAELYLSDGRRESKAEAEQCSTLLLRLAQLGAALGMHLVVAGQRVGSDLGPGVTALRAQLGGRICHRVNDPGTAEMTLGDLNKDAVVVAQSINPDEKGVAVCTGPEGGWSRARSHLTSTEEASATARKYAALTPALPAIDRALAALEGDDK is encoded by the coding sequence ATGGGACCGATCGCACTCGCCTTCGGGCTCGCCGCGCTCGCGTGGGCGCTCGTCATCGGTGACCTGCTGCGCCGGCACCGTCCGGCCTGGCACTGGTACCTCGCCGGATACCCGCTGACGGCCTGCCGGGTGGTGTTCACCTGGCGCAAGGTCGCGATGCTCAACGACCTCTCTGTCTCTCAGCGTCCGCCCCGCGGGCTCCTCGGGGACCTGGTCGTCAAGGGCGATCCGCTGCGGCCGGTTGTTCCCCGGCTGTCGTTCCCGCGGGTTACCCGCATGGGACTGACGGCGACCGTGCGCCTGCACGCGGGCCAGACCCCCGCGACCTACATGAAGGCAGCAGATGCGCTCGTGCACGCGTGGAAGGTCCACGCCGTACGAGTCACCTCGCCGGAACGCGGCCTCGTACTGCTGACCGCAACCGCCAGTGATCCGCTGGCCAGTCCCGGCTTAGCCTCCGCGCCCGCCGCACTGCTGTCCGCACTCATCGGCGTACTGGAGAACGGCGGCGCCTGGGTCATGGACCTGCGGCTCATGCCCCACTGGCTCATCGCCGGCGCCACCCGCTCGGGCAAGTCGACGCTGCTCGCCCGGCTGATCACCCAACTCGCCCCGCAACCCGTTGCCCTGGTCGGCATCGACTGCAAAGGCGGCATGGAACTCGGCCTCTTCGCCGACCGACTCAGCGCACTGACCACCTGCCGTCGTGAAGCGGTCGCAGTCCTCGCCGCGCTCGTCGACGACATGCAGCACCGCATGCGCGCCTGCCGCACGGCCGGAGTCCGCTCCATCTGGGAGCTCCCGGAGAAGCTGCGTCCCATACCGGTCGTCGTGATCGTCGACGAGATCGCCGAGCTGTACCTCTCCGACGGCAGACGCGAAAGCAAGGCAGAAGCCGAACAGTGCTCCACGCTCCTGCTCCGCCTGGCCCAGCTCGGTGCCGCGCTCGGCATGCATCTAGTCGTCGCCGGCCAACGCGTCGGCTCCGACCTCGGCCCCGGCGTCACCGCACTGCGGGCCCAGCTCGGCGGCCGGATCTGCCACCGGGTCAACGACCCCGGCACGGCAGAGATGACCCTCGGCGACCTCAACAAGGACGCCGTCGTCGTCGCCCAGTCGATCAACCCGGACGAGAAGGGCGTCGCCGTCTGCACCGGGCCCGAGGGCGGCTGGAGCCGCGCCCGCTCCCACCTCACCTCGACCGAAGAGGCCTCGGCAACGGCCCGTAAGTACGCGGCCCTCACCCCCGCACTGCCCGCCATAGACCGTGCCCTCGCAGCGCTCGAAGGAGACGACAAGTGA
- a CDS encoding replication initiator, whose amino-acid sequence MRQLPETDRDAIRIAQDPQFTRWLEQITAIGGCSHPVHLSGSTTTLDGTTGEIIQHYDTRTEPGERLLVRCRNRRATVCAPCSRLHAGDTYHLVRAGLLGGKNIPANVRNRPRLFVTLTAPSFGPVHGAGERCHPRRDRAECDHGRPLGCGAVHDATDPLVGQPVCADCYDYTGHVLWHAHASKLWDRFVIDVRRRLATSVGLVQSRFAQHARLSFARVAEYQKRAAVHVHAVVRLDGPNGPDDEPPSWGTAELLIDAVHASAGRVLVRTSYSPTMGELALRWGAQIDTRPLHTNADGPDDDAVAAYVAKYVTKGASETGAGTDHPLTNRGDVETAPVSEHVSTLMRTCWRLGGIPEYEPLRLRAWAHTLGYRGHILTKSRAYSTTYAALRAERAHHMGHADMPDAITERHWRYAGSGHTPGAALLAAGVAEDIATNREIAREEISSGPEKVIT is encoded by the coding sequence CTGCGTCAGCTCCCCGAAACAGACCGAGACGCAATCCGCATCGCCCAAGATCCCCAGTTCACACGCTGGCTGGAGCAGATCACCGCAATCGGCGGCTGTTCCCACCCCGTCCACCTCTCCGGCTCCACCACCACCCTGGACGGCACAACCGGCGAGATCATCCAGCACTACGACACCCGCACCGAACCCGGCGAACGCCTCCTCGTCCGCTGCCGCAACAGACGCGCAACCGTCTGCGCCCCCTGCTCCCGACTCCACGCCGGAGACACCTACCACCTCGTCCGCGCCGGACTCCTCGGCGGCAAGAACATCCCCGCCAACGTCCGCAACCGGCCCCGGCTCTTCGTCACCCTGACCGCCCCCTCCTTCGGGCCCGTGCACGGTGCCGGGGAGCGCTGCCACCCCCGCCGCGACCGAGCCGAGTGCGACCACGGGCGCCCTCTCGGCTGCGGGGCCGTCCACGACGCGACCGATCCCCTCGTCGGCCAACCCGTGTGCGCCGACTGCTACGACTACACGGGCCACGTGCTGTGGCACGCACACGCGTCCAAGCTCTGGGACCGATTCGTCATCGACGTCCGGCGGCGCCTGGCCACCTCGGTCGGCCTCGTACAGTCCCGATTCGCCCAGCACGCCCGGCTCTCCTTCGCCCGCGTCGCCGAATACCAGAAACGGGCAGCAGTCCACGTGCACGCCGTCGTCCGCCTCGACGGCCCGAACGGACCCGACGACGAACCCCCGTCCTGGGGCACCGCGGAACTGCTCATCGACGCCGTCCACGCCTCCGCCGGGCGCGTCCTGGTCCGCACGTCCTACAGCCCGACTATGGGTGAGCTGGCCCTGCGCTGGGGTGCCCAGATCGACACCCGGCCACTGCACACCAATGCCGACGGACCCGACGACGACGCGGTCGCCGCGTACGTGGCCAAGTACGTCACGAAGGGCGCGAGCGAGACAGGCGCCGGCACCGACCACCCGCTCACCAACCGGGGCGACGTCGAAACGGCACCCGTGAGCGAACACGTCAGCACCCTCATGCGCACCTGTTGGCGTCTCGGCGGCATCCCCGAGTACGAGCCCCTCCGCCTCCGGGCCTGGGCTCACACGCTCGGCTACCGCGGCCACATCCTCACCAAGTCCCGTGCCTACTCGACGACGTACGCAGCACTCCGCGCCGAACGGGCTCACCACATGGGCCATGCCGACATGCCCGACGCGATCACCGAACGGCACTGGCGCTACGCCGGTTCTGGCCACACCCCCGGGGCTGCCCTGCTGGCCGCTGGCGTCGCCGAAGACATCGCCACGAACCGCGAGATCGCCCGAGAAGAGATCTCCTCCGGCCCGGAGAAGGTGATCACCTGA
- a CDS encoding recombinase family protein has translation MDADEQQTDRQALADRRISRLSLPRQARRSTADWSGEKAAIYCRISHADDDDQTGVDRQERICRDTAERLNLTVPNPLVFVDNNRSAWKRNRKRPGWDALLEAVSDGQVRHILTYHPDRLMRQPHDLEQLLHIADQHDITLHGQANRRDLADPDDRFFLRIEVAHACRSSDDTSRRLRDATVDRARDGQPHGGKRRYGYDKSGTLIIAAEAAIVREVFTRYLEGETPTALARDLNERNERTALGREWNADSVRALLDSHHVAGIRVFRGEEVGRGQWPAIINEGLWQEVRDRRTYRAPAVPSSQKGDNRFYLLRGIVMCKRCGVRMAGSLGKYLCGRSQRTDSKFCGRSVSAPTLEAFATDAAINLLERLDVTGSTEPPSLTAVDQAAIKADQEELAELKDMWDAGELKTREYRAMRKTVEDRITQIHRKLVVRPAVEVLEGLVGPNARSSWEELEEGKQYERMNAVLRFLFGAVIIDASSTRGRSFDFGRVDIEPNEL, from the coding sequence ATGGACGCAGACGAGCAGCAGACAGACCGTCAGGCACTGGCGGACCGCCGCATCTCCCGGTTATCCCTCCCCCGACAGGCCCGCCGCAGCACTGCTGACTGGAGCGGAGAGAAGGCCGCGATCTACTGCCGCATCTCGCATGCGGATGACGACGACCAAACGGGTGTTGACCGTCAGGAACGGATCTGCCGAGACACCGCCGAGCGCCTGAACCTCACTGTGCCGAACCCTCTGGTGTTCGTGGACAACAACCGGTCCGCGTGGAAGCGCAACCGCAAGCGCCCGGGGTGGGACGCGCTGCTCGAAGCCGTCAGCGACGGCCAGGTGCGGCACATCCTTACCTACCACCCGGACCGGCTCATGCGGCAGCCTCACGACCTCGAACAGCTCTTGCACATTGCCGACCAGCACGACATCACGTTGCACGGCCAGGCCAACCGCCGTGATCTCGCCGACCCTGACGACCGATTCTTTCTCCGCATCGAGGTAGCGCACGCTTGCCGCTCCAGTGACGACACATCACGGCGGTTGCGAGACGCCACGGTTGACCGAGCCCGGGATGGCCAGCCGCACGGGGGTAAGCGTCGCTACGGCTACGACAAATCGGGAACGTTGATCATCGCGGCGGAGGCGGCCATCGTCCGAGAAGTCTTCACTCGCTACCTTGAGGGCGAGACCCCGACCGCTCTGGCCCGCGACCTCAACGAACGCAACGAGCGAACGGCCCTCGGACGCGAGTGGAACGCCGATAGCGTCCGAGCGCTTCTCGACAGTCACCATGTCGCAGGCATCCGTGTCTTCCGAGGTGAAGAAGTCGGCCGGGGTCAGTGGCCCGCGATCATCAACGAAGGTCTCTGGCAGGAGGTACGCGACCGGCGGACGTACCGGGCTCCGGCCGTCCCGAGCAGTCAGAAGGGGGACAACCGTTTCTACCTGCTGCGCGGCATCGTGATGTGCAAGCGGTGCGGCGTGCGCATGGCCGGGTCCCTGGGCAAGTACCTGTGCGGGCGTAGTCAGCGGACGGACAGCAAGTTCTGTGGGCGCAGTGTCTCCGCGCCGACGTTGGAGGCGTTCGCGACAGACGCGGCCATCAACCTGTTGGAGCGGCTCGACGTGACCGGCAGCACCGAGCCGCCGAGTCTGACGGCAGTCGATCAGGCAGCCATCAAGGCTGACCAAGAGGAGCTTGCCGAGCTGAAAGACATGTGGGATGCCGGGGAACTGAAGACGCGCGAGTATCGCGCCATGCGCAAGACAGTTGAGGACCGGATCACTCAGATCCACCGCAAACTGGTGGTCCGACCGGCGGTTGAGGTGCTTGAGGGTTTGGTGGGCCCCAACGCGCGGAGCAGCTGGGAGGAACTGGAGGAGGGGAAGCAGTACGAGCGCATGAACGCCGTTCTCCGCTTCCTGTTCGGCGCAGTAATCATCGATGCCTCGTCGACACGGGGCCGCAGCTTCGATTTTGGCCGTGTGGACATCGAGCCGAACGAACTGTAG
- a CDS encoding ABC transporter ATP-binding protein, translating into MAVADAGTEAVSCAGLVYAFGETTAVDGLDLSVHDGEVFGLLGPNGAGKTTAIRCITTLLPVPTGMVRVFGHDATRERMAVRRLLGYVPQQLSADAGLTGRENVVLFARVFDVARKERAARVEQALAAVDLTDAADRLAKTYSGGMVRRLELAQALVSAPRLLILDEPTIGLDPIARTSVWEHINAVRAATGMTVLVTTHYMDEADQYCDRVALMHRGRVRALGTPDELRRGLGERRGAGKNGELPTLEDVFRDIAGSGLDEQSGDFSDVRSTRRTASRVG; encoded by the coding sequence ATGGCGGTGGCGGACGCCGGGACGGAGGCCGTCAGCTGCGCCGGGCTCGTCTACGCCTTCGGTGAGACCACCGCGGTCGACGGCCTCGACCTCTCCGTCCACGATGGAGAGGTGTTCGGACTGCTCGGGCCCAACGGCGCGGGCAAGACCACCGCGATCCGCTGCATCACCACACTCCTGCCGGTCCCCACCGGCATGGTCCGCGTCTTCGGGCACGACGCCACCCGCGAACGCATGGCGGTACGCCGCCTGCTGGGCTACGTACCGCAGCAGTTGTCCGCCGACGCGGGGCTCACCGGCCGGGAGAACGTGGTCCTGTTCGCCCGCGTCTTCGACGTCGCCCGCAAGGAGCGCGCGGCGCGCGTCGAGCAGGCGCTCGCGGCGGTCGACCTCACCGACGCGGCCGACCGGCTCGCCAAGACGTACTCCGGCGGCATGGTCCGCCGCCTCGAACTCGCCCAGGCACTGGTGAGCGCACCCCGGCTGCTGATCCTCGACGAACCGACCATCGGTCTCGACCCGATCGCCCGCACGAGCGTGTGGGAACACATCAACGCCGTACGCGCCGCCACCGGAATGACCGTCCTCGTGACGACCCACTACATGGACGAGGCCGACCAGTACTGCGACCGGGTCGCGCTGATGCATCGCGGCCGCGTCCGTGCCCTGGGTACCCCCGACGAGCTGCGCAGGGGCCTCGGCGAGCGGCGCGGCGCCGGGAAGAACGGTGAACTGCCCACGCTGGAGGACGTCTTCCGCGACATCGCCGGCAGCGGCCTCGACGAACAGTCAGGAGACTTCAGCGATGTCCGAAGCACCCGTCGTACAGCGTCCCGTGTCGGCTGA
- a CDS encoding MarR family winged helix-turn-helix transcriptional regulator, translating into MESESFPEALADALAGVQRLIRRRLRSGTTAPRLRGAEVELLRLVVARPGIGVSEAAKELYLAGNSVSTLVNQLARDGYLNRETDPADRRAARLLPTPAADARLRDWRERRTALVRRQVARLDEAERAALEAALPALRKLAVNLHEEAEET; encoded by the coding sequence GTGGAGTCCGAGAGCTTTCCCGAGGCACTGGCAGACGCCCTGGCCGGAGTGCAGCGACTGATCCGGCGGCGACTGCGCAGTGGCACGACCGCGCCGCGGCTGCGCGGCGCGGAGGTCGAGCTGCTGCGGCTGGTCGTGGCCCGCCCCGGCATCGGTGTGTCGGAGGCCGCCAAGGAGCTCTACCTGGCGGGCAATTCGGTCTCGACGCTAGTCAACCAACTGGCCCGGGACGGCTATCTGAACCGCGAGACGGACCCGGCCGACCGGCGGGCGGCACGCCTGCTGCCCACACCGGCGGCGGACGCACGACTGCGCGACTGGCGCGAGCGGCGCACGGCTCTCGTACGCCGCCAGGTGGCCCGTCTCGACGAGGCCGAACGCGCGGCTCTGGAGGCGGCCCTTCCTGCCCTCCGCAAGCTGGCGGTGAACCTGCACGAGGAGGCCGAGGAGACATGA
- a CDS encoding Gfo/Idh/MocA family protein translates to MTAIETDAALPWPHHPVKVGLVGAGPWARAVHARVLAAGPETRLTAVWARRAEAARETAEPHGAAAVTRFEELLDGCEAVAFAVPPAVQAELAPLAAKAGKALLLEKPLGVDLASARRLADAVDEAGVVSQLVLTNRYHPATREFLNRARELEITGARSCLLHGAFLGGEFATTWRLEHGALLDLGPHLLDLLDAAVGPIVRVRGTGDPRRWIELTCEHANGVVSQASLSGSVHVEQGNTRIELFGPQAPLVYDATELDHEETWPVLRREFATAVRTGVSGELDVHRGLHLQTLMAQASES, encoded by the coding sequence GTGACCGCGATCGAGACCGATGCCGCGCTGCCGTGGCCCCATCACCCGGTGAAGGTCGGGCTGGTCGGTGCCGGGCCCTGGGCGCGGGCCGTGCACGCGCGTGTGCTCGCCGCCGGGCCCGAGACACGGCTGACCGCGGTGTGGGCGCGGCGCGCCGAGGCGGCCCGGGAGACGGCCGAGCCCCACGGGGCCGCGGCCGTCACACGTTTCGAGGAGCTGCTCGACGGCTGCGAGGCGGTCGCGTTCGCCGTTCCGCCCGCGGTGCAGGCCGAACTCGCTCCGCTGGCCGCGAAGGCGGGCAAGGCACTGCTCCTGGAGAAGCCGCTCGGTGTGGATCTGGCGTCGGCGCGGCGCCTCGCCGACGCCGTCGACGAGGCCGGGGTCGTCTCCCAGCTCGTCCTGACCAACCGCTACCACCCGGCCACCCGGGAGTTCCTGAACAGAGCGCGGGAGCTGGAGATCACCGGGGCCCGTTCGTGTCTCCTGCACGGGGCGTTCCTGGGCGGCGAGTTCGCCACCACCTGGCGGCTCGAGCACGGCGCCCTGCTCGACCTGGGGCCGCATCTCCTGGATCTCCTGGACGCCGCCGTCGGACCGATCGTCCGGGTCCGCGGCACCGGTGACCCCCGCCGCTGGATCGAGCTGACCTGCGAGCACGCCAATGGTGTCGTCAGTCAGGCCTCACTGTCCGGATCGGTCCACGTCGAGCAGGGCAACACGCGTATCGAACTCTTTGGTCCGCAGGCCCCGCTGGTCTACGACGCCACCGAACTCGACCACGAGGAAACCTGGCCGGTGCTGCGCCGGGAGTTCGCCACGGCCGTACGCACCGGGGTGTCCGGTGAACTCGACGTCCACCGGGGACTTCACCTCCAGACCCTGATGGCGCAGGCCTCGGAGAGCTGA
- a CDS encoding MFS transporter yields MYRASRTVVDTSRSSTDGTDGGTDGGTDSGTDGGTDGGAGSGSAAGSAEHDGTAGADRTGWRRWAMDTRPLRRPAYRRLWSSTIVTAVGSQLTAVAVPKQIYDITGSSAWVGYASLAGLVPLVVFALWGGAVADSMDRRKLLLITNTGIAVTSVLFWIQALVGLDSVLVLMVLLALQQAFFGLNSPARNASIARLVPEDELPAANALGSTVMQTGLVAGPLLAGALIPVIGLGELYLIDALALCVTVWAVMRLPALPPLTGSAAKRAGWREVAAGFRYIALHKVLLLSFLADIIAMVLGMPRALFPQLAAETYAPYGEGLALGLLFAAIPIGAVIGGLMSGTFSRARRHGLMVIAAVMAWGAAITGFGLSTSLWVAVAFLAAAGVADMVSMVFRGAILLSAATDEMRGRMQGVFTVVVAGGPRLADVLHGTAGSVLGARAAVAGGGLLVVVAMAILAVAAPALRRYS; encoded by the coding sequence ATGTATCGAGCATCCAGGACGGTCGTGGACACGAGCAGGAGCAGTACGGACGGGACGGACGGCGGGACGGACGGCGGGACGGACAGCGGGACCGACGGCGGGACTGACGGCGGGGCCGGGAGCGGTTCGGCGGCCGGATCCGCCGAACACGACGGGACGGCGGGAGCGGACCGCACCGGCTGGCGCCGCTGGGCGATGGACACTCGCCCGCTGCGCCGCCCCGCGTACCGCAGGCTCTGGTCCTCCACCATCGTCACGGCGGTGGGCAGCCAGCTCACCGCCGTCGCCGTGCCCAAGCAGATCTACGACATCACCGGCTCCTCGGCCTGGGTCGGCTACGCGAGCCTGGCCGGACTGGTGCCGCTCGTGGTCTTCGCGCTGTGGGGCGGCGCGGTCGCCGACAGCATGGACCGGCGCAAGCTGCTCCTCATCACCAACACCGGCATAGCCGTCACCTCGGTGCTGTTCTGGATACAGGCCCTCGTCGGACTCGACTCGGTGCTCGTCCTGATGGTGCTGCTCGCTCTCCAGCAGGCCTTCTTCGGACTGAACTCCCCGGCCCGCAACGCCTCCATCGCCCGGCTCGTCCCCGAGGACGAACTGCCCGCGGCGAACGCGCTCGGTTCGACCGTCATGCAGACGGGCCTGGTGGCGGGACCACTGCTCGCGGGTGCCCTGATCCCCGTCATCGGCCTGGGCGAGCTCTATCTGATCGACGCCCTGGCCCTGTGCGTCACCGTGTGGGCCGTGATGCGGCTGCCCGCACTGCCGCCCCTGACGGGCTCCGCGGCCAAACGGGCGGGCTGGCGCGAGGTCGCCGCAGGCTTCCGCTACATCGCGCTGCACAAGGTGCTGCTGCTGTCCTTCCTCGCCGACATCATCGCCATGGTCCTCGGCATGCCCCGGGCCCTGTTCCCGCAGCTGGCCGCCGAAACCTACGCGCCCTACGGGGAAGGCCTCGCGCTCGGCCTGCTGTTCGCGGCGATCCCGATCGGCGCGGTGATCGGCGGACTGATGTCGGGGACGTTCTCCCGAGCCCGTCGGCACGGACTCATGGTGATCGCCGCGGTGATGGCCTGGGGAGCGGCGATCACCGGCTTCGGCCTGAGCACCAGCCTCTGGGTGGCCGTGGCGTTCCTCGCCGCCGCCGGGGTCGCCGACATGGTCTCCATGGTCTTCCGCGGCGCGATCCTGCTGTCGGCCGCCACGGACGAGATGCGCGGCCGGATGCAGGGCGTGTTCACCGTGGTGGTCGCGGGCGGCCCGCGGCTGGCCGACGTCCTGCACGGAACGGCCGGTTCCGTCCTGGGCGCCCGCGCCGCCGTGGCGGGCGGCGGACTGCTGGTGGTCGTCGCCATGGCGATCCTGGCCGTCGCGGCGCCGGCGCTGCGACGGTACTCGTGA
- a CDS encoding LysE/ArgO family amino acid transporter produces the protein MNNALTAAAAGFGTGLTLIVAIGAQNAFVLRQGIRREAVLAVVGICAVSDALLIALGVGGVGAVVVARPEALTAVGLIGGVFLLCYGILAARRVLRPSALEAAAGAAGSRRQIVLACLAMTWLNPHVYLDTVFLLGSLAADRGPLRWTFGLGAALASLCWFAALGFGARLLGRFLARPSSWRVLDGVVAATMITMGTLLIADA, from the coding sequence ATGAACAACGCCCTGACCGCCGCGGCCGCCGGGTTCGGCACCGGCCTCACCCTCATCGTCGCCATCGGCGCCCAGAACGCCTTCGTGCTGCGCCAGGGGATCCGCCGCGAAGCGGTCCTGGCGGTGGTGGGCATCTGCGCGGTGTCCGACGCGCTGCTCATCGCGCTGGGCGTCGGCGGGGTCGGCGCGGTGGTCGTGGCCCGGCCCGAGGCGCTCACGGCGGTCGGACTGATCGGCGGCGTATTCCTCCTCTGCTACGGAATCCTGGCCGCGCGGCGGGTGCTGCGGCCCTCGGCGCTGGAGGCTGCGGCCGGTGCGGCGGGCTCCCGGCGGCAGATCGTCCTCGCCTGTCTGGCGATGACCTGGCTCAACCCGCACGTCTATCTCGACACCGTGTTCCTGCTCGGCTCCCTGGCGGCCGACCGCGGCCCGCTGCGCTGGACCTTCGGACTCGGGGCCGCCCTGGCCAGCCTGTGCTGGTTCGCCGCGCTGGGCTTCGGCGCCCGACTGCTCGGCCGCTTCCTCGCCCGGCCGTCGTCGTGGCGGGTCCTGGACGGTGTGGTCGCCGCGACGATGATCACCATGGGCACCCTGCTGATCGCCGATGCCTGA
- a CDS encoding LysR family transcriptional regulator ArgP, whose amino-acid sequence MTDLPLDQVRTLLAVVDEGTFDAAAAALHVTPSAVSQRVKALEQRTGRVLLMRTKPVRPTESGEVVVRFARRLARLERDARTELGMSEAGEPTRLSIAVNADSLATWFLPALTRVSRELRLCLELRREDENHTAALLREGVVMAAVTTWPDPVAGCSVRALGHMRYLAVAGPDFAGRWLGAGTDAALDELIADAPVVAFDRNDDLQDEFVRGLGGGVGASALRHFMPTSEGFVDAVVAGLGWGMVPEVQAEPLLRAGRLVRLAPDRTVDVPLFWQQWKLDFPALAAVAEAVAAVAAESLRR is encoded by the coding sequence ATGACGGATCTCCCGCTCGATCAGGTACGCACCTTGCTCGCGGTGGTCGACGAGGGCACCTTCGACGCGGCGGCCGCCGCCCTGCATGTGACGCCCTCGGCGGTCAGCCAGCGTGTCAAGGCACTCGAACAGCGCACCGGCCGGGTCCTGCTGATGCGGACGAAGCCGGTGCGTCCGACCGAGTCCGGCGAGGTCGTCGTGCGGTTCGCGCGCCGACTGGCCCGGCTTGAGCGCGACGCCCGTACCGAGCTCGGCATGAGCGAGGCCGGAGAGCCGACGCGGCTGTCGATCGCGGTGAACGCCGACTCGCTGGCGACCTGGTTCCTGCCCGCCCTCACCCGCGTATCGCGCGAGTTGCGGCTCTGTCTCGAACTTCGCCGTGAGGACGAGAACCACACGGCCGCGCTGCTGCGCGAGGGGGTGGTGATGGCGGCGGTGACCACGTGGCCCGACCCGGTGGCGGGCTGTTCCGTGCGCGCCCTGGGCCACATGCGCTACCTCGCGGTGGCCGGGCCGGACTTCGCCGGGCGGTGGCTCGGCGCGGGGACGGACGCGGCGCTGGACGAGCTGATCGCCGACGCTCCGGTGGTGGCCTTCGACCGGAACGACGATCTCCAGGACGAGTTCGTCCGGGGCCTTGGGGGCGGTGTCGGAGCGAGCGCGCTGCGGCACTTCATGCCCACCTCGGAGGGGTTCGTGGACGCCGTCGTCGCCGGACTGGGCTGGGGCATGGTGCCCGAGGTACAGGCCGAGCCGCTGCTGCGGGCCGGACGGCTGGTCCGCCTGGCGCCGGACCGGACCGTCGACGTACCCCTCTTCTGGCAGCAGTGGAAACTCGACTTCCCTGCCCTCGCGGCGGTGGCCGAGGCCGTGGCGGCCGTCGCCGCGGAGAGCTTGAGACGCTGA